Within Haematobia irritans isolate KBUSLIRL chromosome 2, ASM5000362v1, whole genome shotgun sequence, the genomic segment tacataagattcggcatggccgaacttatggtcgtatatacttgttttttattatatattaataaatttttcttgaaagtttgttttttttttcttgacatttttcaaaaaagaatAACCTCTACAGCGATTAAGGGCACAGTTAAACTTTAACTGTCCACGTGGTGTTAAAATTTACCACCTCGCACACTTGTTTACTGTATTATAAATAAACGGGTGAAATAAAGTGCATGTTAATTTTTGAAAGTAcatataatatttcgaaatattgttttgttttagttcTAATCAACAAATGTAACATAATAATGATACAAAAAGTAATTTTTAgggaaaattacatttcagaaaaaaattgcaatgcaTTAATTGATAATGCCGATAAAAAATACCCTTGTTTTCATAAGTTGTAtagtatataatttatattgcaaaattacaACATTGAATAAATCCACGCTGTGGAGtagggtatagtgtgttggattacaaaacaatagGTCTGAGTTCGGTTCCTCCTGGCTTCACAGAGATTTTCAAAGTACAAATTTGTACCATAAACATCATCAGAGGGAGAAAAAGGCCGAGAATACGAAACTAACTTATAAGAGAGAATAACATCTATAAATAGATATGAGAGCAGCAACACGCTCgctctttatacccttcaccactactgtggtacagggtataataagtttgtgcatttgtatgtaacgccaaaaaggagtaatcatagaccaaccttttagtatacggatcggcttagaattaaattctgagtcgatttagcgatgtccgtctgtctgtctgtctgtctgtctgtccgtctgtctgtctgttgatgtatttttgtgtgcaaagtacagttcgcagttttagtccgattgtcctaaaatttggtatagggtcctgtttcggctcaaagacgatccctattgattttggaaaaaatcggttcagatttagatatagctgtcatatatatttttcaccgatctggtcataattggcgtgtatatcaaccgatcttcctcaaattccgtacatccgaatattttatgggtctcgaaaaacttgcaaaatatcagccaaataggttcagatttatatatagctttcgcccgatttacactcatttgcccacagaggccaattttttgctccgatgtagttgaaattttgcatacggagtagaattagcattgtagccatgcgtgctaaatttggttgaaatcggtcagatttagatatatctcccatatatagctttcgcccgatttacactcatatgaccacagaggccaatttttaactcagatttagttgaaactttgcacagggagtagaattagcattgttgctatgcgtgccaaatttggttgaaatcggttcagatttggatatatcgcccatatatagttttcgcccgatttacacccatatgaccacagaggccaattttttgctccgatttagttgaaattttgcacagggagtagaattagcattgtaactatgcatgccaaatttggttgaaatcggttcagatttggatatatctcccatatatagttttcgcccgatttacacccatatgaccacagaggccaattttttgctccgatttagttgaaattttgcacagggagtagaatttgcattgtagctatgcgtgccaaatttggttgaaatcggttcagatttagatatagctcccatatatatgtttttctgatttcgacaaaaattgtcaaaataccaacattttccttgtaaaatcgccactgcttagtcgaaaagttgtaaaaattactctaattttcctaaaattctaatacatatatatcgagtgataaatcataaataaacttttgcgaagtttccttaaaattgcttcagatttaaagtttcacataattttttactaatattgtgttccaccctagtgcattagccgacttaaattttgagtctatagatttgtagaagtctatcaaattctgtccagatcgagtgatatttaaatgtatgtatttgggacaaacctttatatatagcccccaacacatttggtatttgtgatatggtatcgaaaatttagatctacaaagtggtgcagggtataatatagtcggccccgcccgactttagactttccttacttgttttgagtttatttatggtaaagttattatttttgaaGCGCCGGTACGAAGCTTGCGACGAagaacttatttttcgactgctggtatgttaTGCACAAAGCCGTTTCCTCCCATGCCATGCCCGTTTAAAAGTATTACTGCTGATATATGTACAAAGAAGTTGTTacccaatttggcgcaggcatacttgtattcatacctggtaatggagtttttgctgggttgtaatataaattatgtattattaaactttagaaaacaagggtatattttattggcattatcaattaatattttttctgaaatgtaatttggcattacctttcgctactattaacggtgcccatcGTAGTGCCGAACCCGGACCtaaagatatgattttgattacccgTAGTAATAGAAAGAATAACTTTTTGTCTACACAGGtaggttattatttttaaatcccaggtaattctgcaagtagtaactttttgattaccggtattactgaaataATCACTAGTGCATACccaatttttgctgggatgtggtatttacaaatttaatctAAAGTACATAGGTAAAcaacgttttctttttttattttatttagacgttataaaacttaatttatataaattcaaattatattagTGCCTCAGCGCCGATTGGCATAGTAGAGGCTAGTTGGCAAATTTATATActattagttaatatttatataatactTTGAGatcaattgtaaaattaaaacatttcgtTTCCTGTACAACATATTAGAAGCACTAAGTTATTGTTGTATTGTGACTACAAAGGAATACATCAACATTTGACAACAAATactcttttaatttctttttaaaagtAGAAATTCTTCTACACTCCCTTATCGTATCTGGTAAGTTATTATAATATTGTATACCAGAATATTCAATACGTTGCTTTGTCGTTTCGGTTCAGCAAAACACAACCCTCAGTCTCCGATTGTTTCTGGTGTTGAAAACAGTTTGATTTCGCACAAATTGAAACATGTGATGACCTATGTCATGAAGGCATTTGTAAACATATACTATAGTCTGAAATTTGTATACTCCATATATAGGTAACACAGAtggaaaaattgttccataaagATCTAAAGTTGAATGGGCCAATTCTAGATTCGCTACCACTTTCAATGAATTATTCTGTAGTCGCTGCAATGATCGTAGAGCTATAGTGTTTTTACAAGCATATATAGCTGCCAAGTAATTCAAATGACTCTGTATTAAACTTTGATAAACAATAAATTTGGTATTCTGGTTAAACTTATGCTTAAATTTGTATAAGAGACCCAGTGAAGATGATACTTTCTGTTATAAAGTATGAATATGTTCATCCCATGACAAATTAGACTGCATAtacaatagaggtgtgcacgtgacacgaaattgtcgtgactcacgaacattttcgtgactcacgctgaaggcaacggcgtgagtgtgcgtgattaacagatcaaatgtcgtgcgtgagtcacgaaaatggtatcgtcgtgagtgtgcgtgagtaccaaatttcggaaaaacacgctcacgaaaataatcccgcttacgaacataatgTGCTTACGAGTTgcgttcatttataattttagtgacatcctaggtgttaagagttttataacgctctcgtttttaatcatactcatgtttctagtcaggttctataggtaaattactcataaaattattcgtgagtcacgaggtttttcgtgagtcacgtcatttttcgtgagtcacgatatttttcgtgagttacgacatttaaaagattttcgcgcgtgagtgtgcgtgagtacaaattttcttttcgtgaaccTAGTCATAcctaaaaatatcgtgcgtgagtgtgcgtgaataagatttctccgtcgtgagtgtgagcaaaatattactcacgtgcacacctctaatatgcaaccccaaatattttatggagcTTACTTCTTCAATCAACTTTCCTCCAACATTTAGGCTAAATTGAGAATTGAAGCGAACAAAAGGTCTAAAACGGGTCAACTTTGTTTTAGATTCATTCACAAACTGTTTATTAAGAcgcatatattccaaaattagAGCTGCATCTCTTTCCATATAACACTTGGTTGACAAGTGTTATATGGAAAGAAGTTGTTacccaatttggcgcaggcatacttgtattcatacctggtaatggagtttttgctgggttgtaatataaattatgtattattaaactttagaaaacaagggtatattttattggcattatcaattaatattttttctgaaatgtaatttggcattacctttcgctactattaacggtgcccatcGTAGTGCCGAACCCGGACCtaaagatatgattttgattacccgTAGTAATAGAAAGAATAACTTTTTGTCTACACAGGtaggttattatttttaaatcccaggtaattctgcaagtagtaactttttgattaccggtattactgaaataATCACTAGTGCATACccaatttttgctgggatgtggtatttacaaatttaatctaaagcacataGGTAAAcaacgttttctttttttattttatttagacgttataaaacttaatttatataaattcaaattatattagTGCCTCAGCGCCGATTGGCATAGTAGAGGCTAGTTGGCAAATTTATATActattagttaatatttatataatactTTGAGatcaattgtaaaattaaaacatttcgtTTCCTGTACAACATATTAGAAGCACTAAGTTATTGTTGTATTGTGACTACAAAGGAATACATCAACATTTGACAACAAATactcttttaatttctttttaaaagtAGAAATTCTTCTACACTCCCTTATCGTATCTGGCAAGTTATTATAATATTGTATACCAGAATATTCAATACGTTGCTTTGTCGTTTCGGTTCAGCAAAACACAACCCTCAGTCTCCGATTGTTTCTGGTGTTGAAAACAGTTTGATTTCGCACAAATTGAAACATGTGATGACCTATGTCATGAAGGCATTTGTAAACATATACTATAGTCTGAAATTTGTATACTCCATATATAGGTAACACAGAtggaaaaattgttccataaagATCTAAAGTTGAATGGGCCAATTCTAGATTCGCTACCACTTTCAATGAATTATTCTGTAGTCGCTGCAATGATCGTAGAGCTATAGTGTTTTTACAAGCATATATAGCTGCCAAGTAATTCAAATGACTCTGTATTAAACTTTGATAAACAATAAATTTGGTATTCTGGTTAAACTTATGCTTAAATTTGTATAAGAGACCCAGTGAAGATGATACTTTCTGTTATAAAGTATGAATATGTTCATCCCATGACAAATTAGACTGCATAtacaatagaggtgtgcacgtgacacgaaattgtcgtgactcacgaacattttcgtgactcacgctgaaggcaacggcgtgagtgtgcgtgattaacagatcaaatgtcgtgcgtgagtcacgaaaatggtatcgtcgtgagtgtgcgtgagtaccaaatttcggaaaaacacgctcacgaaaataatcccgcttacgaacataatgTGCTTACGAGTTgcgttcatttataattttagtgacatcctaggtgttaagagttttataacgctctcgtttttaatcatactcatgtttctagtcaggttctataggtaaattactcataaaattattcgtgagtcacgaggtttttcgtgagtcacgtcatttttcgtgagtcacgatatttttcgtgagttacgacatttaaaagattttcgcgcgtgagtgtgcgtgagtacaaattttcttttcgtgaaccTAGTCATAcctaaaaatatcgtgcgtgagtgtgcgtgaataagatttctccgtcgtgagtgtgagcaaaatattactcacgtgcacacctctaatatgcaaccccaaatattttatggagcTTACTTCTTCAATCAACTTTCCTCCAACATTTAGGCTAAATTGAGAATTGAAGCGAACAAAAGGTCTAAAACGGGTCAACTTTGTTTTAGATTCATTCACAAACTGTTTATTAAGAcgcatatattccaaaattagAGCTGCATCTCTTTCCATATAACACTTGGTTGACACCTCCGATTTAAATGGATAAATTAGCATATATCGTCGGCGTACAtaaacattttcccaaaaagATTCAGGTTTGCAAGATCATTGagatacaaaacaaacaaaagacgaCCTAAAATACTTCCTTGTGGCACACCAAATTTCACAGGAATCTCAccaatttggacaaattgttTACGGTTTTCTATATAAGAGCTAAAAAGTCTTAGTTCAGATCCACGAATGCCATAAAAACgtaatttctgtagcaaaatacTATGGTCAATCATGTCAAAAGCTTTTGACAAGTCGAAGAAGATCCCCACAGCTCCACTATTTCCTTCATCTAACAATTTACAGATGTAGTTGACGACACTTATTATTGCATCCTCCGTCCCACATCCTTTCCGAAATCCGTATTGGAAAGGATTAATCAAATTATTTCCGTCGATATAAGTCACTAATTgacgaaaagaaaagaaaaaaataatcgaaattagTTCATAATTACGGATTTggcagcaaaaataaaatttcatacccccgaggtgaccaacatTCAAGGCCCtcaagtgaaaccacttagagtagctttgaatgactcagaaatgtaaccagcttTATCAAGAGAGGATActccaccgatgaaaaactttttggtgttcggtgtacataaatttgcacaaaaaatgCTAATATTATGgcgtaaaaaatcaaaaatccccCTCATACCATTAATCACTTAAACATgtgagttttatttttgttgtgtttttttttttaatttcatgatAAAATTATCCCATGAAATGTTTTTTGTTCCGAACATAAGCCATACTTAAAAAGAGGAAAATACTCACCCTTGGCTAGAAGCAATATAGCGATCACAATGGAAACATTTGCATTTCTCCAATTGCTTTTAGTTACGACCTTCAATGGAATAGTTTGGGCTGGGAAACATTATACAACTTCAAAGGGATCGATATATTATATTGAGCATTTGTACCaagtaaaataaacaaaaatcaaattcgTTTACTcgaatatgaaaaataattttttgattattttcagTATTCCTGGTTTGAAGCCTATTTCGAATGTAGCTATAGAAATATGAGTCTTTATACCATAAGGGATTTGGATCAATTTTATGATCTTCATTCACTTTTAATGAGTGGCAATTTGTAAGTATTGATTCATTTATACCttatattgtatatatttataattttaatttaatgtttttttttttttatttgggttATTTTATGTTCCAGTGAAACAAAACCTCCCAATTTATGGATTGGTGCTATTGGTGTGAaaggaaaatttctttggaTTGCAAATCACAAAACCATGGATTTCGTAAGTCTATGGGGTGACAATAATCCAGACAATACAAATGAAAATGAGCATTGCCTACAGATTTGGTTTACGAAAAGATATCTGAATGATTTAAATTGTGAACGGAAAATAGGATTCATCTGTGAGAATAGGATTGATGATTTCTCTTCACGTACACCAcaggctgaggggaaatataaagggTTGACcataaacttttatcaaaataatcACATGAAATGAGTGTATAATAGTGAACAACGATGgtgatttactttattttacgctgcaaaaaaaaaaatactcagttcccttacttaaaatatttttaattatttattgtgaATTCGAGccacaaaaattaaaagttaaacGAATCGTTACATTTAAACAGTGTTTGGAAATGAGCTGAAAAACATAGAACCCCTTTTCTTATTTGAGTGCCGGAGCACACATGAAGCTCGGCAAGTTTTAAAAAGATCTGGCCGACATGACAGCTCCGCTCATAAGTGCCAATGAAATGAGCAGcccttttcaaaaattcgtagaACTGTTGTATAAAATGAGGGttgttttgaattttgtatCCATAACTGAGTTGccattttgaagattttaaacatttttctatggaatcaattggaaataaaatatattccaatgtaattcagtttgacaaaattttctatagaaaaaaattgttgttttttttatatatataaaaatatatatatatatatatatatatatatatatatatatatatatatatatatatatatatatatatatatatatatatatatatatatatatatatatatatatatatatatatatatatatatatatatatatatatatatatatatatatatatatatatatatatatatatatatatatatatatatatatatatatattttttttttttttgtggacttttatttaattaaaatttctttattttaaagaagtttgcccttaggttacgttaggttaggtggcagcccaatatatcacgttcacttagactattcactccattgtgataccacagaggtGAACCTCTCATTGacaagtgacctcctttttatacactactccacactgtggaacagggtattataagttagtgcatatgtttgcaacacccagaaggaaacgagatagacacatggtgtctttggcaaaaatactcagggtgggctcttgagtcgatatagcgatgtccgtctgtccgtctgtccgtgaacacatttttgtaatcaaagtctacgtcgcagttttagtccaatcgacttcaattttggcacaagtatgtgttttggctcagaatagatccctattcattttgaaagaaatcggttcagatttagatatagctcccatatatatctttcgcccgatatggactaatacggtcccagaagccagagttttgccccaatttggttgacattttgcacagggattagaattagcattgtagctacgcgtgccaaatttggatgaaagcggtttagatttagatatatctcccatatatagctttcgcccgatttacactcatatgaccacagaggccaatttttaactccgatttagtttaaattttgcacagggagtagaattagcattgttgctatgcgtgccaaatttgattgaaatcggttcagatttagatatagctcccatatatagctttcgcccgatttacactcatatgaccacagaggccaatttttaattccgatttagttgaaattttgcacagggagtagaataagcattgttgctatgcatgccaaatttggttgaaatcggttcagatttagatatagctcccatatatatgtttttctgatttcgacaaatatggtcaaaataccaacattttccttgtaaaatcgccactgcttagtcgaaaagttgtaaaaatgactcaaagtttcctaaattctaatacatatatatcgagcgataaataataaataaacttttgcgaagtttccttaaaattgcttcagatttaaatgtttcccaacacatttgacggatgtgatatggtatcgaaaatttagatctacaagtggtgcagggtatacttGTTATGTTATAGCTCAGTgctgcattccacattgcagtgaaaccacttagagacgctttgaaatactctgaaatgtcaccagcattactgaggtgggataatccaccgctgaagtactttttggtgttcggtcgaagcagtaatcgaactcacgacctcgagcatgcgggtatgctaaccattgcaccacggtggctcccaatttttCCCTTAGTATTGTGTAAATTACATgtcttgaaattttacaaaatatgtaGGATATTACgccaatatttatttttcagtgtaataaataattttacaattgcTAAAGTTTCAGCTTATCATATATGCATAAATTATATTTCGTTTAGTctaattctaaaaataaatatgcTAGATTCGTCTAAAGTTTGGGAGGATAAGTATTTCAtagaagtgtttttttttctcttatttCTTGTGGTTTGCCTAAAttatatagcattaaaatgttaCTGAAAAGGTTTatcatagaattaaaaaaaaaacaacaacaactaagtctaaagtcgggctggggcgactatattatacccttcatcactatgtagatcaaaatttttgataccatctatactcttttaaatgttgttgggagctatataatggTTTATTCTCatgtacaaatatttaaatccgaaccgatttggagaatatttttttatgctcctacaaaatctctagacttaaaatttaaattggctaacgTCCTGGAACTAAACACAGTTtagaaaaaatatggaaaataaatgcTTGAATCATTTTATTGCACATAACGGCATTTATGAGTTATGTTTTAgaggtatttgaaaaagtttcgcaatttttgctacactgaaaaaacagtgaaccaaccACGAAGagatttttggttaattttggaaattttagtttatttttagaatttttaactaaaccgtattacaaacgccgatatcacaaaaataagtaaatatgtgATGCCCTGGGAAAATATATTTCTCAGAAGATATAAAATAAGATAGAGCATCGCTGCTAAAAAATCTTATCGTGCCACCCTAAGGCTTGAAACCAATAATACAATGTGTGACAagaggaatggcaaacttagcgTAAACTACCGCAGgtctttttcacaaaaatttctaatataAAAACCCATGCGATCTGGGCGCAAATCACATTTGAAGATTCATCATGGTTTCGTTCATTACTTTGCTGATAGTATTTTCGTTAGTTTATATTTCGAAGTCTGGTGAAGTGTATAGAATCAATAGTGGAAACGAATATTATTTGGAACCAGAACAAAAcgtatgtaaaataaaattcttaactctttcttatatgaaaaatgatgaaatttactttccCAGTACGATTGGTGTCAAGCGAATAGAGAatgttttaagagaaatatGCTATTAGTCTCCTTGGTGGATGAATTTAAACAACAAGAAATGAAGGAACTTTTCAATTACTCTGCAAGTAAGTCAAAAATTGGCCAAAGTGATAGAATTAAgttaagttcatcgatgcactgttgttgagcTAGTCCACGTCGAAATCGAacgaaaatattcacaatttaattccatttttttgggtGACATGAATCTTTTAAATTGGTGTGTACAACACAAACAAcgctcgtatgtcaaaacgtcctgagtacgtataacctcaaaaatggcAAAGCTATACGATAAAGCTGCCAGTTGGCAAATTGCAAGACTAGGTTTACCCAATCCCGATGTGTAAAATACCTCGTACATAGGAtttttttcccggactttttgcattccagggaaagcgggatttttttccaatttcccgGGGCCCCGGGATtccggtcaaagggaaacctgctttgatgtggaatacatttagacatttgaataaattagaaatagtctaaagctacggttataaggcgctctctggacaactaacaatatatattatgttgttctcttacatcagccataaatcgtactaaaatatgaaatatcttgtaatacaaaacattttgacaatggttaaggcagtctctttcggtatcgttttcggaagaacactattaatatagtgggattttttgtaacaccaaaaaactgttttgaaatgaaagaaacttatttcgatttcacaATCGTTAAACGGGGTCAAtaaatgcccagcaaaaaaagcgtcgccaaaaaagtaatgaaaatgttctttttggatccggaagtggtgcaaaattgacgcagaagcgatgaatttaacatgggtttgtcataggacggaagtcctccatttcaacagccgttgcactgaatttgcatcacttcattaggtgtgatccgaattcaatgttttggacgcaaattaaaaaattctgtgatattttgtcaaataaatagtttttataaaatttaatggattctagcacttgtcggaaacgtttgacctcaaatattttcaaaaattcacaattttttttcagattggatttagccttttttcgacaaaatttaaatgatttgtaccattttatgaatttttactctgtttttgatctatttgaaacaaaaaaagttttggctttaaaccccaattttaatagtttttaagcctaatgtgtataaggtataaatttataataactATCTTAGAAAAGAttggattttgtaaatttcataaaaaaacatccttgcaataattataaaattttgaaattatgcaatggCCAACGTGGATTACATAAGGTAAAATGTCCCgttgtttttaaatgtttactcagtctaccagtctatcggaatgtcggtttacagaaatatgacaatcataaattaggaagtgcaaacttctttttaacaattgggagTCCGTTGGATTCTGGATTAGAACCCACGATTATGTATGCTCCAGAAGGCAACTATTACCACTTGGTACCATActtattcacattacacttccaaaatccactttaactagatttcaactgtcatttgccatataaaaccttctattatacataaaatattgtaaagaaaatttcctgggaattcccgcacttcattcctgggaaagcgggagcgaaaaaatagtaatttcccgggaattcccgggatctCGTTCCCGGGAAAAAACCCTACTCGTACACAAATGAAAGACACAATTTCaaaatacaacattttcttaaacaagagaaaacaatattaacccagcaaaaaagcgtcgtcagAAAAAGAGTGaaactgttatttttggatcaggaagtggtgcaaaattggcgcagaagcaatgaatttaacatgggtttgtcataggacggatgtccaccatttcaacagccgttgcactgaatttgcatcacttctgaaggtgtgatccgacttcagtgttttggaagtgagttcaaaaatgttttgatatttttccaagtaaataaattttaaaattttttatgatatttaatgcattctaacgcatgTCTGtagcgtttgacctcaaatattttcaaaaattcgtaattttcttagaatggattcagcattttttcgacaatatttttataatttttatcattttatcaCTTCCTCACTCTGTTATTAACCTAAGtgatacaaaaaagttaaaattatcatttaaaattatgaaaaaatcgagttataaaaaatgaattaaaagagcttcctgcaccctaaaaaaaatcgcttctctaacatatgttccaaacatattttgcaggaagcgcaTATATTATtgtatactgccgaaacattaatatgtttgttttatgtgaacatattatatgtttggaagcattttg encodes:
- the LOC142227000 gene encoding lectin subunit alpha-like; translated protein: METFAFLQLLLVTTFNGIVWAGKHYTTSKGSIYYIEHLYQYSWFEAYFECSYRNMSLYTIRDLDQFYDLHSLLMSGNFETKPPNLWIGAIGVKGKFLWIANHKTMDFVSLWGDNNPDNTNENEHCLQIWFTKRYLNDLNCERKIGFICENRIDDFSSRTPQAEGKYKGLTINFYQNNHMK